A genomic region of Mus pahari chromosome 22, PAHARI_EIJ_v1.1, whole genome shotgun sequence contains the following coding sequences:
- the Dnajb5 gene encoding dnaJ homolog subfamily B member 5 isoform X3, protein MGKDYYKILGIPSGANEDEIKKAYRKMALKYHPDKNKEPNAEEKFKEIAEAYDVLSDPKKRSLYDQYGEEGLKTGGGSSGGSGGSFHYTFHGDPHATFASFFGGSNPFDIFFASSRSTRPFSGFDPDDMDVDEDEDPFGAFGRFGFNGLSRGPRRAPEPLYPRRKVQDPPVVHELRVSLEEIYHGSTKRMKITRRRLNPDGRTVRTEDKILHIVIKRGWKEGTKITFPKEGDATPDNIPADIVFVLKDKPHAHFRRDGTNVLYSALISLKEALCGCTVNIPTIDGRVIPLPCNDVIKPGTVKRLRGEGLPFPKVPTQRGDLIVEFKVRFPDRLTPQTRQILKQHLPCS, encoded by the exons ATGGGAAAAGATTATTACAAGATTCTTGGGATCCCGTCTGGGGCCAACGAGGATGAGATCAAGAAAGCCTATCGGAAGATGGCCTTGAAGTACCACCCGGACAAGAACAAAGAGCCCAACGCTGAGGAGAAGTTTAAGGAGATTGCTGAAGCCTACGATGTGCTGAGTGACCCTAAGAAGCGGAGCCTGTACGACCAGTATGGCGAGGAAG GCCTCAAGACCGGCGGTGGTTCCTCAGGTGGCTCCGGCGGCTCCTTTCACTACACCTTTCATGGGGACCCTCATGCCAcctttgcttccttctttggTGGCTCCAACCCCTTCGATATCTTCTTTGCCAGCAGCCGCTCCACTCGGCCCTTCAGTGGCTTTGATCCCGACGACATGGATGTGGATGAAGATGAGGACCCATTCGGTGCTTTTGGCCGCTTTGGCTTCAATGGGCTGAGTAGGGGTCCAAGGCGAGCCCCAGAGCCACTGTACCCCCGGCGCAAGGTACAGGACCCCCCTGTGGTGCATGAGCTGCGGGTGTCCCTGGAGGAGATCTACCATGGCTCCACCAAGCGCATGAAGATCACAAGGCGGCGCCTTAACCCTGATGGGCGAACTGTGCGTACCGAGGACAAAATCCTGCACATTGTCATCAAACGAGGCTGGAAGGAAGGTACCAAGATCACCTTCCCCAAAGAGGGCGACGCCACGCCCGACAACATCCCAGCCGACATTGTCTTCGTGCTCAAAGACAAGCCTCATGCACACTTCCGCCGAGATGGCACCAACGTGCTCTACAGTGCCCTCATCAGCCtcaaggag GCACTGTGTGGTTGCACCGTGAACATTCCCACCATTGATGGCCGAGTGATCCCTTTACCCTGCAATGATGTTATCAAGCCAGGCACCGTGAAAAGACTCCGTGGGGAGGGACTTCCCTTCCCCAAGGTGCCCACTCAGCGGGGAGACCTCATTGTTGAGTTCAAAGTTCGATTCCCAGACAGATTAACCCCACAGACACGGCAGATCCTTAAGCAGCACCTGCCCTGCTCCTAG